CGTTTCTTTTGGCATTTGCCACGACCAAATCAACACCAAAAAGCTAACGACAAAAGCAATTAGAAAAACTTCCTGAACTGAGTCCGAAAGCGCCTGAGACACTTTCTCCAGCGCGTCGGCAGGAAGAATTGCGCGGTTTGCCGGATCGAGAATCAAATGCGGCTGATGCACGAGCTTTTGCAAGTCCTCGCCAGCGTTTGTCGAAAATGTTTTGGTCAGGCTTTGCTGGAAATGGCCGAGTTGAAGGCCGCCCAAAACCGAAAGGCCAATGGTTCCGCCCACGCTTCTGAAGAGTTGATTTGTTGAGGTTGCCGCGCCGATGGTGCGTTTGCTTACGGCGCTTTGCACGGCGACAAGCGTCGTTGTGGCAATCAAGCCCATGCCGAAGCCAAGAATGATGTTGTAAATAAAAAGATGCCACCAAGCTGAGGCTAAGGAAATATCTTTCATCAGGAACAAGCCCACAAGCATGAACAACGCGCCGAAAATGGAAATCGTGCGGAAGCCGGTTTTATTGAGCAGGCGTCCGCAAATCAGCGAGCCCGTGACCCAGCCAAAAGAAATGCCTGTTACTACGCGTCCTGAAATGCCCGCCGACTCGCCAAGTGCACCTTGAATAAAAAGCGGCGTCAAATTTGAAATAGAGAAAAGCGTTGAACCGGCGATAAATCCCAGCAAAACCGGCGCAAGAAAGTTTTTATTTGAGAAAAGAGCGATGGGAATAATGGGTTCAGGTTCGTTGCGCTCGTGAAAGACAAGCCAAATAAGCAACAAAATGCCCAGTCCAAGCGCGGCATAATTGATCCACTCGCTCATGCCTTGGCTGGTTTCCAAAAGTCCAAACAGAAGTAAAATGCCGCCTGAGGCGAAAAGCGCCGCGCCGCCATAGTCGATGCGGTGATCGGTGTGCTGTTCTTTGGGCACTTTTAGAAACATGATAATCGTCCATGCGGAAAGCAAGCCAATCGGCAAGTTGACATAAAATGCCCAGCGCCAAGTGAGCGTCTCGACAAAAAACGCGCCGACTGCCGGCCCCACCACGCTGGCAACTGCCCAAACCGAACTAAGCGCACTTTGCATTTTAGCGCGTTTTTCCGGTGAGAATAAAATGCCAAACACGATAAAGCTCATCGTCACCAAACCGCCGCCGCCAATCCCTTGAATGCCTCTGAATAAAATCAGTTGCTCCATTGTTTGCGCCATGCCGCAAAGCATCGAGCCGAGCATAAAAATACCGATGGCGATAAGCACAAAGCGTTTGTGGCCGTAAAGGTCGGAAAGTTTGCCGTAGAGCGGCGTTGTGATGGTAGTGGTTAGCATAAACACCGTGCCAATCCAAGGATAAAGCGAAAGGCCGCCAACGGAGGAAATCACAGATGGCATGATGGTGCTGGTGATCATATTGTCCATAGCCGCCAAAAACATGACGAGCAAAATGCCTGCGGTTAGAAGTCGTTGTTTCGTCGTGGATTCCATATCAAATAAATCGTGCGCGATTTCGGTTCGTTAAAGTAAATGAGCAAACGCGCCTGAAAAATAATCCATTTCACGTGTTTTCCGCTATTCTTTTACGTGGCTGAGATGGAATGGGCAGATTAAAAGTGGTGTGAAAAGAATTCGTAGTTCATAAGTTATTTCAAAAACAGGGATGCAAGGGATTGACGCATTTTTTTGTTCCGAGAAGCATGTTTTATAAATTGCAACGTTCAGTTTTTTCGGAGTATAACCCTTTCATTCGCTACTCATCTTCTTGAATCAGGTTATGATATTCGTACAGTACAGAAATTACTTGGCCATGCCGATGTAAAAACCACGATGATTTACACCCATGTCTTGAACCGAGGAGGCAAGGGAGTCAAGAGCCCTGTCGACAATCTTTAGAATCAATGATACGGGGTCTTATACAGAAACCATAATTTTAAAGAAGCCATCATTAATAAAAAAAGAGAAATATAAACAATTGTTTTTATCCCTCCACTTTGGCGGGGTAAGAACAATGACTATACACAAACGTTGTGCGTCATGTTAAAAAAAAACACCCTACATATGGATAAAATTTGTTTTGTAATAATGGGATATGGAAAAAAGACAGACCCGACTTTGGGAAAGACTTTTGACCTCGATGTAACCTATAACAGTATAATAAAACCTGCTGTTGAAAATTCTGGGTATAAATGTGTGCGTGGAGATGAAGTGTTAGAATCTGGAATAATTGATAAAAGTATGTATGCATTATTAATACATGCAGATTTAGTTATTGCAGACATTACGACATTTAATCCAAATGCAATCTATGAACTTGGAATTAGACATGCAGCAAGACCCTATTCTACCATTGTGATGAAGGAAAAGGATGGTAATATTCCTTTTGACATCAATCACAATAAGATATTTACCTATTCCCATATGGGTGAAGATATCGGAAGTAAAGAAGCGGAAAGATGTATTGGAGCATTGACAAAACTTATTTTAGAGGTAGATAAATCTAAAGAAACGGACAGTCCACTTTTTCACCATATTAGA
Above is a window of Chloroherpeton thalassium ATCC 35110 DNA encoding:
- a CDS encoding MDR family MFS transporter, with the translated sequence MESTTKQRLLTAGILLVMFLAAMDNMITSTIMPSVISSVGGLSLYPWIGTVFMLTTTITTPLYGKLSDLYGHKRFVLIAIGIFMLGSMLCGMAQTMEQLILFRGIQGIGGGGLVTMSFIVFGILFSPEKRAKMQSALSSVWAVASVVGPAVGAFFVETLTWRWAFYVNLPIGLLSAWTIIMFLKVPKEQHTDHRIDYGGAALFASGGILLLFGLLETSQGMSEWINYAALGLGILLLIWLVFHERNEPEPIIPIALFSNKNFLAPVLLGFIAGSTLFSISNLTPLFIQGALGESAGISGRVVTGISFGWVTGSLICGRLLNKTGFRTISIFGALFMLVGLFLMKDISLASAWWHLFIYNIILGFGMGLIATTTLVAVQSAVSKRTIGAATSTNQLFRSVGGTIGLSVLGGLQLGHFQQSLTKTFSTNAGEDLQKLVHQPHLILDPANRAILPADALEKVSQALSDSVQEVFLIAFVVSFLVLIWSWQMPKETPEMLAATVEAETKKSTKNPYSASENTAEISISSAE